In a genomic window of Sphingomonas lutea:
- a CDS encoding Rne/Rng family ribonuclease: protein MSMRMLIDARHPEETRVAVVKGNRIEEFDFESAEHKQLKGNIYLAKVTRVEPSLQAAFIDYGGNRHGFLAFSEIHPDYYQIPKADREALLREEAEHAAEEERLRAEIDAAHYDDEDDANGDELAGDESVGEDGDSTTEAGTSSSRSPVDEAAADELRRKRQELRRRYKIQDVIQRRQVLLVQVVKEERGNKGAALTTYLSLAGRYCVLMPNTSHGGGISRKISNGADRKRLKSIMSDLKLPSTMGLIVRTAGLQRTKTEIKRDFDYLARLWDEIRERTLTSVAPALIYRDSDLIKRAIRDLYHREIDEVLVEGEDGYKAARGFMKLLMPSHVRRVQLHSETTPLFQRHGVEDQLSAMYQPIVQLKSGGYLVINPTEALVSIDINSGRSTREHNIEQTAFNTNLEAAQEISRQLRLRDMAGLVVIDFIDMEQNSHVRKVEKAMKEALKNDRARIQVGRISSFGLMEMSRQRLRTGVLEASTKPCAHCEGTGLMRTAASAGLSALRMIEDEATRGRGDKILLRAGREAAVYVLNKKRAELAEIEQRYGVSIDVAIDESFEGARMAVESSGPRPQPMPRREMVAAPEPEELEVDEIEEEDEEESEAAERAEGEDSESDRQGRRRRRRRRGGRGRSRRDGDGPRVDDQAPAEFAEDGGQPAAAPEPAATPEADAAPAPKSGDRRRRRSRKPAATSEGAVEPDSSPMVERPIDAEPAIADTAPAEEAAPEKPKRRRSKKVEAIVEAPVEPAPPPAPEPAVADAEPAPAKPARKRRTKAAVKDAAPAEPTATEPVAVPAAANNDSASDEIDGEPRRGWWQRTFG, encoded by the coding sequence ATGTCCATGCGCATGCTGATCGACGCGCGCCACCCGGAGGAAACCCGGGTCGCCGTGGTCAAGGGAAACCGGATTGAGGAGTTTGACTTCGAATCCGCTGAGCACAAGCAGCTCAAAGGGAATATCTATCTCGCCAAGGTAACCAGGGTCGAACCGTCGCTGCAGGCGGCCTTCATCGACTATGGTGGAAATCGTCACGGCTTCCTTGCCTTCAGCGAAATCCATCCGGATTATTACCAGATCCCCAAGGCCGACCGTGAAGCCTTGCTTCGCGAAGAGGCCGAGCATGCCGCCGAGGAAGAGCGGCTGCGCGCGGAGATCGATGCCGCCCATTATGACGACGAGGACGATGCGAACGGCGATGAACTCGCCGGCGACGAATCCGTCGGTGAGGATGGTGACTCGACGACCGAGGCCGGCACATCGTCGAGCCGATCGCCGGTCGACGAAGCCGCCGCCGATGAGCTCCGCCGCAAGCGCCAGGAACTGCGCCGCCGTTATAAGATCCAGGACGTCATCCAGCGCCGCCAGGTGCTGCTGGTCCAGGTCGTCAAGGAAGAGCGCGGGAACAAGGGCGCGGCACTGACGACCTATTTGTCGCTCGCCGGCCGCTATTGCGTGCTGATGCCCAACACCAGCCACGGCGGCGGCATTTCGCGCAAGATTTCCAATGGCGCCGACCGCAAGCGGCTGAAGTCGATCATGTCGGACTTGAAGCTGCCCTCGACCATGGGGCTGATCGTCCGCACCGCGGGCCTGCAGCGCACCAAGACCGAGATCAAGCGCGACTTCGACTATCTCGCCCGCCTGTGGGACGAGATCCGCGAGCGCACGCTGACCAGCGTCGCACCGGCCTTGATCTACCGCGACAGCGACCTCATCAAGCGCGCCATCCGCGACCTCTATCATCGCGAGATCGACGAAGTGCTGGTCGAGGGCGAGGACGGCTACAAGGCGGCGCGCGGCTTCATGAAGCTGCTGATGCCGAGCCACGTTCGCCGAGTGCAATTGCACAGCGAAACCACGCCCCTGTTCCAGCGCCACGGCGTCGAAGATCAGCTTTCCGCCATGTACCAGCCGATCGTCCAACTGAAATCGGGCGGCTATCTGGTGATCAATCCGACCGAGGCGCTGGTATCGATCGACATCAACTCGGGCCGGTCGACGCGCGAGCACAATATCGAACAGACCGCGTTCAACACCAACCTTGAGGCCGCGCAGGAAATCTCGCGCCAACTCAGGCTGCGCGACATGGCCGGGCTCGTCGTCATCGACTTCATCGACATGGAACAGAATAGCCATGTCCGTAAGGTCGAGAAGGCGATGAAGGAGGCGCTCAAGAACGATCGCGCGCGCATCCAGGTTGGCCGCATCTCCAGCTTCGGCCTGATGGAAATGAGCCGCCAGCGCCTGCGCACCGGCGTGCTCGAAGCCTCGACCAAGCCGTGCGCGCATTGCGAGGGCACCGGCCTGATGCGCACTGCCGCCTCGGCGGGCCTGTCGGCCCTGCGCATGATCGAAGACGAAGCGACGCGCGGTCGCGGCGACAAGATCCTGCTCCGCGCCGGCCGCGAAGCCGCGGTCTATGTGCTCAACAAGAAGCGCGCCGAGCTGGCCGAGATCGAGCAGCGCTACGGCGTGTCAATCGATGTCGCGATCGACGAAAGCTTCGAGGGCGCGCGCATGGCGGTCGAAAGCTCGGGCCCGCGCCCGCAGCCGATGCCGCGCAGGGAGATGGTCGCCGCCCCCGAGCCGGAAGAGCTCGAGGTCGATGAGATCGAGGAGGAGGACGAAGAGGAATCCGAAGCCGCCGAGCGTGCCGAGGGCGAAGACAGCGAAAGCGACCGCCAGGGTCGCCGCCGCCGTCGCCGTCGCCGTGGTGGACGCGGGCGCTCGCGCCGGGACGGCGACGGCCCGCGCGTCGATGACCAGGCCCCGGCCGAATTTGCCGAGGACGGCGGGCAGCCGGCCGCAGCCCCCGAGCCTGCGGCCACTCCTGAAGCGGACGCGGCGCCTGCGCCGAAGAGCGGCGACCGCCGCCGCCGCCGCTCGCGCAAGCCGGCTGCGACCAGCGAAGGCGCGGTCGAGCCCGACAGCTCGCCGATGGTCGAACGGCCGATCGATGCCGAGCCCGCGATCGCGGACACTGCGCCCGCCGAGGAAGCCGCTCCGGAGAAGCCGAAACGCCGGCGGTCGAAGAAAGTCGAGGCTATCGTTGAAGCGCCCGTCGAGCCAGCGCCCCCACCCGCGCCCGAGCCTGCGGTCGCCGACGCTGAGCCCGCACCGGCCAAACCCGCGCGCAAGCGCCGCACCAAGGCCGCTGTCAAGGATGCGGCACCTGCGGAGCCGACCGCAACAGAGCCGGTCGCCGTTCCCGCCGCCGCCAACAATGATTCGGCGTCCGACGAGATCGATGGCGAACCGCGCCGCGGCTGGTGGCAGCGAACCTTCGGCTAG
- a CDS encoding DsbA family protein, translating to MGGGTAFPETLARAAEASGIRPVAQEDPAIEAELRKNFKIAGELGATGTPVFIVGNRVMNGAVGYEALKKAVEDARS from the coding sequence GTGGGCGGCGGGACGGCCTTCCCCGAGACCCTGGCCAGGGCCGCGGAAGCCTCGGGCATCCGTCCGGTGGCGCAGGAAGACCCGGCGATCGAGGCCGAGCTGCGCAAGAATTTCAAGATCGCCGGCGAACTCGGCGCGACCGGCACCCCGGTGTTCATCGTCGGCAACCGCGTGATGAACGGCGCGGTGGGGTATGAGGCGCTGAAGAAGGCGGTCGAGGACGCCAGAAGCTAG
- a CDS encoding RlmE family RNA methyltransferase gives MGLVKRVKTARGRKISSTRWLERQLNDPYVQRAKAENYRSRAAYKLVELDERFGLLKGVGAVVDLGIAPGGWSQVVRRTTPKARIVGIDLLPTDPIEGVTILEMDFMDEAAPQRLKDALGGPADLVLSDMAANTVGHQQTDHLRTMGLVEAGLDFAVEVLKPGGAYVAKVLAGGADNQLVAAMKRHFTTVKHAKPPASRKGSSEWYVVAQGFKGERPYADPTPNTTHPE, from the coding sequence CTGGGTCTTGTGAAGCGGGTCAAAACCGCCAGGGGCCGCAAGATTTCGTCGACGCGCTGGCTCGAACGGCAGCTTAACGATCCGTATGTCCAACGCGCCAAGGCCGAGAATTACCGCAGCCGCGCGGCCTACAAGCTGGTCGAACTCGACGAACGGTTCGGTTTGCTGAAAGGCGTCGGGGCGGTAGTCGACCTCGGCATTGCGCCGGGCGGATGGAGCCAGGTGGTGCGCCGCACGACGCCCAAGGCACGCATCGTCGGCATCGACCTGCTGCCGACCGATCCGATCGAAGGCGTCACGATCCTCGAAATGGATTTCATGGACGAAGCCGCGCCGCAGCGGCTCAAGGACGCGCTTGGCGGCCCGGCGGATTTGGTGTTGTCGGACATGGCGGCGAACACCGTGGGACATCAGCAGACCGACCATTTGCGGACGATGGGATTGGTCGAGGCCGGGCTGGACTTCGCGGTCGAGGTGCTGAAGCCGGGCGGGGCTTATGTCGCCAAGGTGCTCGCGGGCGGCGCCGACAACCAGCTGGTGGCGGCGATGAAGCGGCACTTCACCACCGTGAAGCACGCCAAGCCTCCCGCGAGCCGGAAGGGGTCGAGCGAGTGGTATGTCGTCGCGCAGGGGTTCAAGGGCGAACGACCATACGCCGATCCCACACCCAACACGACTCATCCTGAGTAG
- a CDS encoding Ppx/GppA phosphatase family protein, with protein sequence MAQSVASAPALVHGHPGDSRPAGPPRRRESSRHTYGAIDLGTNNCRLLIARPNAEGFTVIDAFSRIVRLGEGLSQSGELSEEAMDRAVGALAVCADKLRRRNVSIARSVATEACRRATNGDKFADRVRNETGIVLDIIPPQEEARLAVLGCHKLLEPGDGPALIFDIGGGSTELVLIDQEDGTPRIRAWWSAPWGVVSLTESEGREHIEGPNRVAAYGRMRERARHAFARFATMLPEEKEGIRLLGTSGTVTTLASVHLALPSYDRRAVDGLHVPIEAMQSISTMIAGMDYEERSTLPCIGSERADLVVAGCAILEAIMEIWPAKNLGVADRGIREGILRSLMARDGWVL encoded by the coding sequence ATGGCACAGAGTGTGGCCAGTGCGCCGGCTCTGGTCCACGGTCACCCGGGGGACAGCAGGCCGGCAGGACCGCCGCGGCGGCGCGAAAGCTCTCGTCATACCTATGGCGCGATCGATCTTGGCACCAATAATTGCCGGCTATTGATCGCGCGCCCCAATGCCGAGGGCTTCACCGTCATCGACGCATTTTCACGCATCGTCCGCTTGGGCGAGGGTTTGTCGCAGTCTGGCGAGCTGTCCGAAGAGGCGATGGACCGCGCGGTCGGCGCGCTCGCGGTCTGCGCCGACAAGTTGCGCCGGCGCAATGTGTCGATCGCGCGTTCGGTCGCGACCGAGGCCTGCCGCCGCGCTACCAATGGGGACAAGTTCGCCGACCGCGTCCGCAATGAAACGGGCATCGTCCTCGACATCATCCCGCCGCAGGAAGAAGCGCGGCTGGCGGTTCTCGGCTGCCACAAATTGCTAGAGCCCGGTGATGGCCCGGCGCTGATCTTCGACATTGGCGGCGGATCGACCGAACTGGTGCTGATCGACCAGGAAGACGGCACGCCGCGCATCCGCGCCTGGTGGAGCGCGCCGTGGGGCGTCGTGTCGCTCACCGAAAGCGAAGGGCGCGAGCATATCGAGGGACCGAACCGGGTTGCCGCCTACGGCCGCATGCGCGAACGCGCCCGCCATGCCTTTGCCCGCTTCGCCACCATGCTGCCCGAAGAGAAAGAGGGGATACGTCTTCTCGGCACCAGCGGCACCGTGACAACGCTCGCCAGCGTCCATCTGGCGCTTCCGTCCTACGACCGGCGCGCGGTTGATGGCCTTCACGTGCCAATCGAGGCGATGCAGTCGATCAGCACGATGATCGCGGGCATGGACTATGAGGAACGCTCGACGCTGCCGTGCATCGGCTCCGAGCGCGCGGACCTGGTCGTCGCGGGCTGCGCCATCCTCGAGGCGATCATGGAGATCTGGCCGGCCAAGAACCTCGGCGTCGCCGACCGCGGCATTCGCGAAGGCATATTGCGCTCGCTGATGGCACGCGACGGCTGGGTCTTGTGA
- a CDS encoding GIN domain-containing protein produces the protein MRSTLPLFAAALAAAAPALPAETVNVPGFRAVQLNGGGEVSVRPGPVQRVTLVEGSSQITRFRVDGNGQLRISVCEGRCPQRYRLRVEIQTPRVPDLAISGGGTIRTAGGFADDHLAAAVNGGGVIDARAVNAANVTAAVNGGGQILVRAQRHLQAAVNGGGAVRYLGNPAVSMAVRGGGTVQPGS, from the coding sequence GCCGCCGCGGCGCCCGCACTACCAGCCGAGACCGTCAACGTGCCCGGCTTTCGCGCCGTGCAACTGAACGGCGGCGGCGAGGTTTCCGTCCGCCCCGGCCCGGTGCAGCGCGTGACCTTAGTCGAGGGCAGCAGCCAGATCACACGCTTCCGTGTCGACGGAAACGGTCAGCTGCGCATCAGCGTCTGCGAAGGACGCTGTCCGCAGCGCTATCGACTTCGCGTCGAGATCCAGACTCCGCGCGTGCCCGACCTGGCGATCAGCGGGGGCGGGACGATCCGAACCGCGGGCGGCTTTGCCGACGATCATCTTGCCGCAGCGGTCAACGGCGGCGGGGTAATCGACGCGCGCGCCGTCAATGCCGCGAACGTGACGGCGGCGGTCAACGGCGGCGGGCAGATCCTGGTACGCGCCCAGCGTCACTTGCAGGCCGCCGTCAACGGCGGCGGCGCCGTACGCTATCTCGGCAATCCTGCGGTGTCGATGGCGGTGCGTGGTGGCGGCACGGTGCAGCCGGGATCATGA